Proteins co-encoded in one Papaver somniferum cultivar HN1 chromosome 5, ASM357369v1, whole genome shotgun sequence genomic window:
- the LOC113282333 gene encoding uncharacterized protein LOC113282333: protein MNTLMNPNPNLSSPNFSIRTKKLRLLTNSGQQISLVAPANKTHTSIRSKRADSIVRCVLDSSIIDQLGLSESGLHNPSISTSYRSLDIPKPNQTLLDAQARVCTGPTQTKPLTEEQTLKVLDTILRSASGKLGDGEEEVSRAQLGAFFAGMTIRANCFSEATQWSEGETRAMNALWPRLIRELPADIIFIADPEGSIMGVGTSIGPQFVGNGPNEMRLVGALREVLAGGHLGFEEVQGVLRDVLPLETGMHGNVSESLFSAFLIGQRMNRETDRELKAYCLAFDQEHGPPPVADVKSLTHYGEPYDGNTRFFRSTLFVAAVRACYGEASLLHGVEYMSPKGGITEEQMLKFIGANTHLSPLQTKGLLEDEDVGFGYLSQREARPSLYSLRGLREHMKKRPPIATSEKVQQFVRARGKEAIVAGFYHEGYEDPLLMLMRRRGVHSGLVVKGEEGALSMTTRVRSAQATKGPPVNYCAGFRSLSYPFVSEVDGVSRESFSVEVNAKDYGFEPTDTPRTDRSVLRNIELGLAALSGEKGPAYDRIVLNAGMVDHLLGCDGAEDVSAALDRAREAIDSGKALSRLLNYVKASHRI from the exons ATGAACACATTAAtgaatccaaaccctaatttatcatCCCCAAATTTTTCAATCCGAACAAAAAAGCTCAGACTTTTAACAAATTCTGGCCAGCAAATCTCACTTGTCGCACCAGCAAACAAAACCCATACTTCAATTCGTTCTAAGAGAGCAGATTCAATTGTAAGATGTGTTCTAGATTCATCAATTATTGATCAACTAGGGCTGTCTGAATCTGGCCTTCATAATCCTTCGATATCTACTTCATATCGTAGTTTGGATATCCCTAAACCTAATCAAACTTTATTGGATGCTCAAGCAAGGGTTTGTACTGGTCCTACACAGACTAAACCCCTGACTGAAGAACAAACTTTGAAAGTCTTGGATACCATTTTGAGATCAG CGAGTGGAAAATTGGGAGATGGTGAGGAAGAGGTTTCAAGAGCACAACTTGGGGCATTTTTTGCTGGAATGACAATTCGAGCGAATTGTTTTTCAGAAGCTACTCAATGGAGTGAAGGAGAAACACGTGCAATGAACGCGTTGTGGCCTCGACTAATTCGAGAACTACCAGCTGATATCATTTTTATTGCTGATCCTGAAGGTTCAATTATGGGAGTTGGTACTTCAATTGGACCTCAGTTTGTTGGGAATGGTCCTAATGAGATGAGACTTGTTGGTGCTCTGAGAGAAGTTTTGGCAGGTGGGCATCTTGGATTTGAAGAAGTTCAAGGTGTATTACGAGATGTTCTTCCTTTAGAGACTGGGATGCACGGAAATGTGAGTGAGTCATTGTTTTCGGCGTTCTTGATAGGTCAAAGGATGAATCGAGAAACTGATCGCGAGCTTAAAGCCTACTGTCTTGCCTTCGATCAAGAACATG GTCCTCCACCAGTTGCCGATGTTAAGTCACTGACCCATTATGGTGAACCCTATGATGGAAATACCCGTTTCTTCAGAAGCACATTGTTTGTCGCTGCTGTAAGAGCATGCTACGGGGAAGCAAGTTTGCTTCATGGTGTGGAATATATGTCACCTAAG GGGGGAATAACAGAAGAACAAATGCTGAAGTTCATCGGAGCGAACACTCATTTATCCCCTCTTCAGACAAAAGGACTTCTTGAG GATGAGGACGTCGGTTTCGGATATTTAAGTCAACGTGAAGCTCGTCCATCACT ATACTCGTTACGTGGACTGAGGGAACACATGAAAAAACGTCCACCTATTGCAACTTCTGAGAAAGTCCAGCAGTTTGTGAGG GCACGTGGAAAGGAAGCTATTGTTGCTGGGTTCTATCACGAAGGCTATGAGGATCCGTTGCTAATGCTTATGAGAAGAAGAGGTGTCCATTCTGGTTTGGTTGTGAAG GGAGAAGAAGGAGCGCTTTCAATGACAACAAGAGTACGATCTGCACAGGCAACAAAAGGCCCCCCAGTAAACTACTGTGCAGGTTTTCGGTCATTGAGCTATCCATTTGTATCTGAAGTGGATG GAGTCTCACGTGAGAGTTTCAGTGTTGAGGTTAATGCTAAAGATTATGGTTTTGAACCCACAGATACTCCCAGAACTGATAGATCG GTTTTGAGGAACATAGAACTGGGTCTAGCAGCACTAAGTGGTGAAAAGGGGCCAGCTTATGATAGGATAGTGTTGAATGCTGGAATGGTAGACCATTTGCTTGGTTGTGATGGTGCAGAAGACGTTTCCGCAGCATTAGATAGAGCAAGAGAGGCCATCGATAGTGGTAAAGCATTAAGCAGATTGTTGAATTACGTAAAGGCATCCCACAGAATTTAA